GTGCGCATCTGTTCCTTCACCCCGGCCTGGACCGGGCGGTGCGCGGCTTCCTGGCGCACGAGCGGGCAGCCGTCGAAAGCGGCCTGCCGCTGTGGTGGGCGGAGACGGGTTTCAAGGAGCGGGTCTAAGCGGTTTCAAGCAGGGCCCGCCAATGGTTCGCGAAGCGAAGGCAAGGGAGTCCGCAAGCCCATGGCTCAGAAGCACCAACACGATGACGGCCAGGTCGTCACGGAGGCCGTCCCCAAGCAGAAGCTGAAGAGGCCGACGCTCTACAAGGTCCTCCTGCACAACGACAACTACACCACGCGTGAGTTCGTCGTGGCCGTGCTCAAGGAGATCTTCCACAAGTCGGAGACGGATGCCGTGCAGATCATGATGCACGTTCATTACAACGGCATCGGTGTGGCGGGCGTTTATACCTACGACGTCGCCGAGACGAAGCTCAAGACAGTGGAGGCCGCGGCGAGGGACAACGGGTTCCCCCTGCGGCTGTCCATGGAACCCGAGGAAGGCTGAACCGTGGCAGGACCATCGATTGCCAAAGAATTGCAGGCCAGCTTCCGCACCGCGCTCGACGAGGCGCGGAAGATGCGTCACGAGTACCTGACCCTGGAGCACCTGCTCCTGGCCCTCACCCGTGAGTCGCGCACCCGCGAGGTGCTCAAGGGCTGCGGCGCGAACGTCAAGCGCCTGCAGGAGAACCTGACCTCCTTCCTGGAGGAGACGGTCGAGCGCCTGCCCGACGACGTGGACGCCGAGCCGCAGCAGACCATCGGCGTGGAGCGCGTGCTCCACCGCGCCGCCATGCACGCGCTGTCCGCGGAGCAGAAGTACATCGACGGGGGCGACGTGCTGGTCGCCATGTTCCGCGAGGAGGAGAGCCACGCGCTCTATCTCCTGCAGCAGGAGGGCGTCACCCGCCTGGACCTGCTCAACTTCATCTCCCACGGCACCACCAAGGACGGCGAGTCCGAGGGCGAGCCGCGCGCCACGCCCGCCGGGGACGACGAGGACGGCGAGTCCCAGAAGAAGAGCCCGCTGGAGGCCTACGCCGTCCAGCTCAACAACGAGGCCAAGGCGGGCCGCATCGACCCGCTCATCGGCCGCGACAAGGAGCTGGAGCGCACCATCCAGGTGCTCTGCCGCCGCCGCAAGAACAACCCGCTCTACGTGGGTGAGGCCGGCGTGGGCAAGACGGCCATCGCGGAGGGCCTGGCGCTCTACATCACCGAGGGCCGCGTGCCGGCCGCGCTCAAGGACGCGGTCGTCTACTCGCTGGACATGGGCGCGCTGCTCGCGGGCACCAAGTTCCGCGGCCAGTTCGAGGAGCGCCTCAAGGGCGTGCTCAAGGCGCTCCAGGAGCTGCCGGACGCCATCCTCTTCATCGACGAAATCCACACCATCGTCGGTGCGGGCGCCACGAGCGGCGGGTCCATGGACGCGTCCAACCTGCTCAAGCCGGCGCTGGCTTCGGGCCGGCTGCGCTGCATTGGCTCCACGACGTTCCAGGAGTTCAAGGCGTCGTTCGAGCGCGACCGCGCGCTGTCCCGCCGC
This DNA window, taken from Corallococcus coralloides DSM 2259, encodes the following:
- a CDS encoding ATP-dependent Clp protease adaptor ClpS, with translation MAQKHQHDDGQVVTEAVPKQKLKRPTLYKVLLHNDNYTTREFVVAVLKEIFHKSETDAVQIMMHVHYNGIGVAGVYTYDVAETKLKTVEAAARDNGFPLRLSMEPEEG